A single region of the Mannheimia bovis genome encodes:
- a CDS encoding diaminobutyrate--2-oxoglutarate transaminase, with protein sequence MTIKTPIQAVLASNQYFLDRQDAMESNVRSYPRKLPFAYQKAQGVWVTDVEGNEYLDFLAGAGTLALGHNHPKLIQAIKDVLDSGLPLHSLDITTPLKDAFTEELLSFFPKDQYILQFTGPTGADANEAAIKLAKTYTGRGNVIAFSGGFHGMTHGALSLTGNLSAKNAVQGLMPGVQFMPYPHEYRCPFGIGGEAGAKAVEHYFENFIEDVESGVVKPAAVILEAIQGEGGVVPAPISFLQKVREVTKKHGILMIVDEVQAGFCRSGKMFAFEHAGIEPDIVVMSKAIGGSLPLAVLAIKKEFDAWQPAGHTGTFRGNQLAMATGYVSLKIMREENLAQNAKERGEYLTQALRELSQEFPCIGNVRGKGLMMGIDIVDERQPKDATGAYPRDCDLAVAIQKYCFKNRLLLERGGRGGNVVRVLCAVNITQAECEEFIKRFKQSVAEAVKAVRG encoded by the coding sequence ATGACAATTAAAACTCCTATTCAAGCCGTTCTGGCTTCAAATCAGTACTTTTTAGATCGCCAAGATGCAATGGAATCAAATGTGCGTAGTTACCCACGTAAATTGCCGTTTGCTTACCAAAAAGCACAGGGTGTTTGGGTAACTGATGTTGAAGGCAATGAATACCTCGATTTTTTAGCAGGTGCAGGAACGCTTGCATTAGGGCATAACCACCCTAAATTAATCCAAGCGATTAAAGATGTTTTAGACAGTGGTTTACCTTTACACTCTTTAGATATTACTACACCATTAAAAGATGCTTTCACGGAAGAATTACTTTCATTTTTCCCGAAAGATCAATATATCCTGCAATTCACCGGTCCAACAGGAGCTGATGCTAACGAAGCGGCAATCAAATTAGCAAAAACTTACACCGGTCGTGGCAACGTGATTGCTTTCTCTGGTGGTTTCCACGGTATGACACACGGTGCATTATCTTTAACCGGTAATTTAAGTGCGAAAAATGCAGTGCAAGGCTTAATGCCGGGCGTACAATTTATGCCGTATCCGCACGAATACCGCTGTCCGTTTGGTATTGGCGGTGAAGCAGGTGCAAAAGCAGTTGAGCACTATTTTGAAAACTTCATCGAAGATGTTGAAAGTGGTGTGGTAAAACCGGCAGCCGTAATTTTAGAGGCAATCCAAGGTGAAGGTGGTGTTGTACCAGCACCAATTAGCTTCTTACAAAAAGTACGTGAAGTAACGAAAAAACACGGCATTTTAATGATTGTGGACGAAGTTCAAGCCGGTTTCTGCCGTTCAGGTAAAATGTTCGCCTTTGAACACGCAGGCATTGAGCCGGATATCGTGGTGATGTCAAAAGCGATTGGCGGTAGTTTGCCATTAGCGGTATTAGCGATCAAAAAAGAGTTTGATGCGTGGCAGCCGGCAGGGCACACGGGAACATTCCGTGGTAACCAATTAGCGATGGCGACCGGTTATGTATCGTTAAAAATTATGCGTGAAGAAAACCTTGCTCAAAATGCGAAAGAGCGAGGCGAATACTTAACCCAAGCCTTACGTGAATTAAGCCAAGAATTCCCTTGTATCGGTAATGTACGTGGCAAAGGTTTAATGATGGGGATCGATATTGTTGATGAACGCCAGCCAAAAGATGCAACAGGAGCTTATCCACGTGATTGTGATTTAGCGGTAGCGATTCAAAAATACTGTTTCAAAAACCGTCTATTACTAGAACGTGGCGGACGTGGTGGTAATGTTGTGCGTGTGCTTTGTGCGGTAAATATTACCCAAGCAGAATGTGAAGAGTTTATCAAACGCTTCAAACAATCTGTAGCCGAAGCTGTTAAAGCGGTACGTGGTTAA
- the ddc gene encoding L-2,4-diaminobutyrate decarboxylase produces the protein MTDISKHRQSLFCSDPQSIADYETAMNNAVQAVSNWLKNEKMYTGGSIKQMRALIDGFKPTKEGVGVQKSLEHLVEIFLNPSLKVHHPHSLAHLHCPTMVTSQIAEVLINATNQSMDSWDQSPAGSIMEEHLIDWLRQKVGYGEGTAGVFTSGGTQSNLMGVLLARDWAIANRWKNEDGSEWSVQANGIPAEAMKNVKVVCSENAHFSVQKNMAMMGMGFQSVVTVPSNANAQMDLEALAKTLADLKADGKIVACIVATAGTTDAGAIDDLKAIRKLADEYQAWLHVDAAWGGALLLSKDFRHFLDGIELTDSITLDFHKHFFQSISCGAFLLKDQANYRFIDYKADYLNSEYDEEHGVPNLVAKSLQTTRRFDALKLWFTVEALGEELYASMIDHGVYLSKEVEAYITATEGLEMLVPAQFASVLFRVVPKGYPAEFVDTLNQNVADELFARGEANIGVTKVGNNQSLKMTTLSPIATLENVKALLGQVLAEADRIKDSIVNGTYVPPID, from the coding sequence ATGACAGATATTTCCAAACACAGACAATCGCTATTTTGTAGCGATCCACAATCCATTGCAGATTATGAAACCGCAATGAACAATGCGGTGCAAGCGGTATCAAATTGGTTAAAAAATGAAAAAATGTACACCGGCGGTTCAATCAAGCAAATGCGAGCCTTGATTGACGGCTTCAAGCCTACTAAAGAGGGCGTGGGGGTGCAAAAATCTCTTGAGCATTTAGTGGAGATTTTTCTCAACCCAAGCCTTAAGGTTCACCACCCACACTCTTTGGCTCATTTACATTGCCCGACAATGGTTACCAGCCAAATTGCCGAAGTGTTGATTAATGCGACTAACCAATCAATGGACTCTTGGGATCAAAGCCCGGCTGGGTCGATTATGGAAGAGCATTTAATTGACTGGTTACGCCAAAAAGTCGGCTATGGCGAAGGTACTGCTGGAGTGTTTACTTCAGGTGGTACGCAGTCGAATTTAATGGGCGTGTTGTTGGCTCGTGATTGGGCGATTGCGAACCGTTGGAAAAACGAAGATGGCTCTGAGTGGTCGGTGCAAGCGAATGGTATTCCTGCTGAGGCAATGAAAAATGTGAAAGTAGTTTGCTCGGAAAATGCCCACTTCTCGGTACAAAAAAATATGGCGATGATGGGAATGGGCTTCCAATCGGTAGTCACTGTGCCGTCAAATGCTAATGCTCAAATGGACTTAGAGGCGTTAGCCAAAACCTTAGCAGACTTGAAAGCTGATGGTAAAATCGTTGCCTGTATCGTAGCAACTGCAGGTACAACCGATGCTGGTGCGATTGACGATCTCAAAGCAATCCGCAAATTAGCCGATGAATACCAAGCGTGGTTACACGTTGATGCCGCTTGGGGCGGAGCGTTATTATTATCGAAAGATTTCCGTCATTTCTTAGACGGCATCGAATTAACAGACTCAATCACGCTCGATTTCCACAAGCATTTCTTCCAATCGATTTCCTGTGGGGCATTCTTGTTAAAAGATCAAGCGAACTATCGCTTTATTGATTACAAAGCAGATTACCTCAACTCAGAATATGATGAAGAACACGGTGTGCCTAACTTGGTGGCGAAATCATTGCAAACTACCCGCCGTTTTGATGCGTTGAAATTGTGGTTTACAGTAGAGGCGTTAGGCGAAGAACTCTATGCCTCAATGATTGACCACGGTGTGTATTTATCCAAAGAGGTTGAGGCTTACATCACCGCAACCGAAGGCTTGGAAATGCTTGTGCCGGCACAATTTGCTTCAGTTTTATTCCGTGTTGTGCCGAAAGGCTATCCGGCAGAATTTGTGGATACATTGAACCAAAACGTGGCTGATGAGCTGTTTGCTCGTGGTGAGGCGAATATTGGCGTAACCAAAGTCGGCAATAATCAATCGTTAAAAATGACGACCTTAAGCCCGATTGCCACCCTCGAGAACGTGAAAGCGTTGTTAGGGCAGGTGTTGGCAGAGGCAGATCGCATTAAAGATTCAATTGTGAACGGGACTTACGTTCCTCCGATTGATTAA